A genome region from Trichosurus vulpecula isolate mTriVul1 chromosome 5, mTriVul1.pri, whole genome shotgun sequence includes the following:
- the TXN2 gene encoding thioredoxin, mitochondrial encodes MAQRMVLRRFLAPVFSRKLPQCHRAPLPPELLAQGSPRRPAAAPSLARTFSTTKISNVTFNVQDGPDFQDRVVNSETPVVVDFHAQWCGPCKILGPRLEKMVAKQEGKVLMAKVDIDDNTDLAIEYEVSAVPTVLAIKNGDVVDKFVGIKDEDQLEAFLKKLIGC; translated from the exons ATGGCTCAGCGTATGGTCCTCAGGAGATTCCTGGCCCCCGTCTTCTCCAGGAAGCTCCCTCAGTGTCACCGGGCACCTCTTCCTCCTGAGCTTCTAGCCCAGGGCAGCCCTCGTAGACCCGCTGCTGCACCCAGTCTGGCCCGGACATTCTCTACCACCAAGATCTCCAACGTTACCTTTAACGTCCAGGATGGGCCTGACTTTCAGGACAGAGTTGTCAACAGTGAGACACCAGTAGTTGTGGATTTCCATGCACA GTGGTGTGGCCCCTGCAAGATCTTGGGGCCCCGGTTAGAGAAAATGGTGGCAAAGCAGGAGGGGAAGGTGCTGATGGCCAAGGTGGACATTGACGACAACACAGACCTCGCCATTGAGTATGAG GTTTCTGCTGTGCCAACTGTGCTGGCTATCAAGAATGGGGATGTGGTGGACAAGTTTGTGGGCATCAAAGATGAAGACCAGCTGGAGGCTTTCCTCAAGAAGCTGATTGGCTGCTGA